A region from the Hydra vulgaris chromosome 10, alternate assembly HydraT2T_AEP genome encodes:
- the LOC136086378 gene encoding zinc finger MYM-type protein 5-like, translated as MSKQLSGAQKRKINKQKQEECKSMSQQFTKWLKKNPQIEETNISRLSSDLQDEDAVLQLQPISLIDHNDIITNVENKNVESTNVENTCTTNVEIENIVINLPSITPNVNIIPQEIMLNYNDPNYWPAISNNVIYSLVKHGPEQANNVNVNTIISADNTGRKFTKDWFYVKHINGEMVIRKWLLYSINQNAIFCFPCILFGHKSHNITDPHKGFRDWRHLHPVIPQHENSSDHRNNYVKWKVMETNIRSGNTLDDYLINSINEEKMVWREILKIVVDAILFCAKNNIALRGSNEKIGDPNCGIFLNLIEFSKFELFKLN; from the coding sequence ATGTCAAAACAATTATCGGGCgctcaaaaaagaaaaattaacaagCAAAAACAAGAAGAATGCAAATCAATGTCGCAGCAATTTACTAAATGGCTTAAAAAAAATCCACAAATTGAAGAAACTAATATATCTAGACTTAGTTCTGATTTACAAGATGAAGATGCTGTGCTACAATTGCAACCTATAAGTTTAATTGATCATAATGATATTATTACAAATgtcgaaaataaaaatgtcgAAAGTACAAATGTCGAAAATACATGTACTACTAATgttgaaattgaaaatattgttataaatttgcCATCTATTACACCAAACGTCAATATTATTCCACAAGAAATAATGCTAAATTACAACGACCCAAATTATTGGCCTGCTATttcaaataatgtaatatattcCCTTGTCAAGCATGGTCCAGAACAAGCCAATAATGTAAACGTTAATACCATTATATCAGCAGACAATACAGGGCGAAAATTTACAAAGGATTGGTTTTATGTGAAACATATTAATGGAGAAATGGTTATAAGAAAATGGCTGTTATATTCTATTAATCAAAACGCAATATTTTGTTTCCCTTGTATTCTTTTTGGCCACAAATCTCATAATATTACAGACCCTCATAAAGGATTCCGTGATTGGCGACATCTTCATCCTGTTATTCCACAACATGAAAATTCATCTGATCACAGAAACAATTATGTAAAATGGAAAGTGATGGAAACAAATATAAGATCAGGGAACACACTCgatgattatttaattaattcaattaatgaagaaaaaatggTATGGcgtgaaatattaaaaatcgtTGTAGATGCTATTCTATTCTGCgccaaaaataatattgctcTTAGAGgttcaaatgaaaaaattggAGATCCAAAttgtggaatttttttaaatttgatagaattttcaaaatttgagcTTTTCaaattgaattga